The Candidatus Zixiibacteriota bacterium genome has a segment encoding these proteins:
- a CDS encoding 50S ribosomal protein L25 → MTRCSVKVNTLRVESRQGSGKSLARKLRASGKLPGVAYGEKNDPMSLSVAAYDFYQLISKASSQNILVDLDFDNGEKVKKALVREVQVDPVTNDVLNVDFLIISLDRPLNMQVSINLVGVPDGVKNQGGILQPIRREIEISVLPNKVPDKIDLDVTEMQIGDTLHVGDLETEEFDLITDPELSICTVVAPTVVKEKTEEEGEEGEEGLEGVEGEEEEQKEPEVIGEKKDEEE, encoded by the coding sequence ATCACGAGGTGCAGTGTGAAAGTAAATACACTCAGAGTAGAATCCAGGCAGGGCTCCGGCAAGAGCCTGGCGCGTAAACTTCGCGCCAGCGGTAAACTGCCCGGAGTTGCATATGGCGAGAAAAATGATCCGATGAGCCTGTCTGTCGCCGCTTATGATTTCTATCAGCTGATTTCCAAGGCCAGCAGCCAGAATATCCTGGTTGATCTCGATTTCGACAACGGAGAAAAAGTCAAAAAAGCATTGGTCAGGGAGGTCCAGGTTGACCCGGTCACTAACGATGTGTTAAATGTCGATTTTTTAATTATTTCTCTCGACAGACCTCTGAACATGCAGGTATCAATCAATCTGGTCGGTGTACCCGATGGTGTCAAGAATCAGGGTGGCATCCTGCAGCCGATTCGCCGTGAAATCGAAATTTCCGTATTACCCAATAAAGTACCGGATAAGATTGATCTGGATGTTACCGAGATGCAGATCGGCGACACGCTCCATGTCGGCGACCTCGAAACCGAGGAATTTGACCTGATTACCGACCCCGAATTGTCTATCTGTACGGTCGTCGCTCCCACGGTTGTCAAGGAGAAGACCGAGGAAGAAGGCGAGGAAGGTGAAGAAGGCCTCGAAGGTGTTGAGGGTGAAGAAGAAGAACAGAAAGAACCTGAAGTCATCGGCGAAAAGAAAGACGAAGAAGAATAG
- the prs gene encoding ribose-phosphate diphosphokinase produces the protein MPDTVKLITGTANIPLADRIARYIGIPLTKREVNRFSDGEIFIRINENIRGTDVFIIQPTNPPSDNILELLIMIEACRRASASRITAVIPYYGYARQDRKDQPRVAITAKLLANVITAAGADRVVTMDLHVSQIQGFFDIPSDHLYASRIFNRYFQMQRMDNIVVLTPDVGSIKMARAFANTLQCGLAIIDKRRPEPNKSEVLNIIGDVKDKTVIIRDDIVDTAGTMVDAARAVIEQGGAKDVYACCTHGVFSGTSLQRIDASPIKHLIVSDTIDHSSKKFSEKIKVLTTAEIFGEAIRRITNKESISILFDN, from the coding sequence ATGCCGGATACTGTAAAATTGATAACGGGTACGGCCAATATTCCGTTGGCCGACAGGATCGCACGCTATATCGGTATTCCCCTCACCAAGCGGGAGGTCAACCGGTTTTCCGACGGCGAGATATTCATCAGGATCAATGAAAATATCCGCGGAACGGATGTCTTTATTATCCAGCCGACAAATCCGCCTTCCGACAATATTCTCGAGCTCCTGATCATGATCGAAGCCTGCCGGAGAGCATCCGCATCCCGCATTACAGCGGTGATACCGTACTACGGTTACGCCCGCCAGGATCGCAAGGATCAGCCGCGTGTAGCGATCACCGCAAAGTTGCTGGCCAATGTGATAACGGCGGCCGGGGCCGACCGGGTGGTGACCATGGATCTGCACGTTTCCCAGATCCAGGGATTTTTCGATATCCCTTCCGACCACCTCTACGCCTCCAGGATTTTCAACCGCTATTTCCAGATGCAACGCATGGATAATATCGTTGTGCTGACTCCCGATGTCGGCTCGATCAAGATGGCAAGAGCGTTTGCAAACACATTACAATGTGGGTTGGCGATAATTGACAAACGCCGTCCCGAACCGAACAAATCTGAGGTGCTCAACATCATAGGCGACGTCAAGGACAAAACCGTAATCATCAGAGACGATATCGTCGATACCGCGGGAACCATGGTAGATGCCGCCCGCGCGGTAATCGAACAGGGCGGTGCCAAGGATGTTTATGCCTGCTGTACCCATGGCGTTTTTTCGGGCACTTCCCTGCAGAGAATCGACGCTTCCCCTATCAAGCATTTGATCGTTTCAGATACAATAGATCATTCAAGTAAAAAATTCTCGGAAAAGATCAAGGTCCTGACGACTGCGGAGATCTTCGGCGAGGCAATTCGCCGGATCACGAATAAAGAATCTATTTCGATTTTGTTCGATAATTAA
- a CDS encoding prolyl oligopeptidase family serine peptidase: MISKPKFILTAFLLISVLVVSACIEERADHSNGDVKKAEPGQKLLTGDYIPDIERFMQIGYVSRGAISRDGSRIFCSPSFTNVSQLFRYEKGEWPYQLTSFEDGISWYTLSHDSYHAIVGAAVGGDENAQMYLLDTETGRIEKLTDNPQARYGSVLWTDDDLSIFFASNFENGRDFKIYKMKLPDGDPELIWDKTGWNGPVELSEDGKLLVTYTAHSSRNNDFLLVNLETGEEEVLTPHDGEYLYSSISMMPGFKTAYITTNNTPDGITRVAKLDVDTKEVTFLDPEEKWECEGAGVSEDGRYLFWQLNVDGYAEPYVKDLKNDVMLPLPDLDGMYTFGGVTENGRFLFGFNNANNPPNFWIWDPSTENLEKITDVSTMGIDVSEFIEPELIRYKSFDGLEIPAFLYTPRDFEPGNPIPFIMDIHGGPEGQYRPYFNRHFNYLLAHGFGIIAPNVRGSDGYGKEYLDMDNYKNRLNSVADAAEGVKYLIDNGYTTSEMMGVKGGSYGGYMVMALITEYPDLFAAAWNQVGIVNFVTFLENTAEYRRYLRESEYGPLSDREFLKSISPIHKVDVIKTPLMVVHGENDPRVPVDEARQIIRELEKRGGVVDSLIFPDEGHGVAKLENRLLVYRTMVEFFTEHLKK, from the coding sequence ATGATTTCCAAGCCAAAGTTTATCCTGACAGCCTTTCTGCTGATTTCAGTGCTGGTGGTCAGCGCCTGTATCGAAGAACGGGCGGACCATTCCAATGGCGACGTTAAAAAGGCCGAACCGGGGCAAAAGCTCCTGACCGGTGATTATATTCCTGATATTGAGCGTTTTATGCAGATCGGGTATGTCAGTCGGGGGGCGATTTCCCGTGACGGATCCAGAATATTTTGTTCGCCCTCTTTTACCAATGTCAGCCAGTTATTTCGCTATGAGAAGGGCGAATGGCCCTACCAGTTGACCTCATTTGAAGATGGCATCTCCTGGTATACTCTCTCCCATGATTCATACCACGCGATAGTTGGAGCGGCTGTCGGCGGTGATGAAAATGCCCAGATGTATCTACTGGATACCGAGACCGGCAGGATTGAAAAACTGACCGATAATCCACAGGCCCGCTACGGCTCAGTGCTCTGGACTGATGATGATTTAAGTATCTTTTTCGCCTCCAATTTTGAAAACGGCCGTGACTTCAAGATCTACAAGATGAAACTGCCCGATGGTGACCCTGAACTTATCTGGGACAAGACCGGCTGGAACGGCCCGGTGGAACTCTCAGAGGACGGCAAGCTACTGGTTACATATACCGCTCATTCCAGCCGTAACAACGATTTCCTGCTTGTCAACCTCGAAACCGGAGAGGAGGAAGTCCTGACCCCGCATGATGGTGAGTACCTGTACAGCTCGATCAGCATGATGCCCGGTTTTAAGACAGCTTACATTACAACCAATAATACACCTGACGGTATTACCCGCGTGGCGAAACTGGATGTGGACACCAAAGAGGTCACCTTCCTCGATCCCGAGGAAAAATGGGAATGCGAGGGTGCCGGTGTCTCCGAGGACGGTCGTTACCTGTTCTGGCAGTTAAATGTCGATGGTTATGCCGAGCCGTATGTCAAGGATCTCAAAAATGATGTTATGCTGCCTCTGCCGGACCTGGACGGCATGTACACGTTTGGCGGAGTAACTGAAAACGGACGTTTCCTGTTCGGCTTCAACAATGCCAACAATCCGCCTAATTTTTGGATCTGGGACCCATCAACCGAAAATCTCGAAAAAATCACCGATGTTTCCACGATGGGGATCGATGTCAGCGAATTTATCGAGCCTGAACTGATCCGATATAAATCTTTTGACGGTCTCGAAATACCGGCTTTCCTATATACTCCCAGGGATTTTGAGCCTGGCAACCCGATTCCTTTTATTATGGATATTCATGGTGGCCCTGAGGGACAGTACCGCCCCTATTTCAACCGTCATTTCAATTATCTCCTGGCTCATGGATTCGGTATTATCGCTCCCAACGTGCGCGGTTCCGACGGTTACGGCAAAGAGTATCTGGATATGGACAACTACAAGAACCGTCTCAATTCAGTAGCCGATGCCGCTGAAGGAGTCAAGTACCTGATCGACAACGGCTACACGACTTCCGAGATGATGGGTGTCAAGGGCGGATCCTACGGCGGATATATGGTCATGGCGCTTATTACCGAATATCCCGACCTGTTTGCGGCCGCGTGGAATCAGGTCGGAATCGTCAATTTCGTGACTTTTCTGGAGAACACCGCCGAATATCGGCGCTATCTGCGGGAATCTGAATACGGTCCCCTCAGCGATCGCGAGTTTTTGAAATCGATCAGCCCGATCCATAAAGTCGATGTCATTAAAACACCGCTGATGGTGGTTCATGGTGAAAACGATCCGCGTGTGCCTGTCGATGAAGCTCGCCAGATCATCCGCGAACTCGAAAAACGCGGAGGAGTGGTTGATTCGCTGATCTTCCCGGATGAGGGTCATGGTGTCGCCAAGCTGGAAAATCGTCTACTGGTGTACCGCACGATGGTGGAGTTTTTCACCGAACACCTTAAAAAGTGA